The Argopecten irradians isolate NY chromosome 6, Ai_NY, whole genome shotgun sequence genome has a window encoding:
- the LOC138326521 gene encoding zinc finger CCHC domain-containing protein 10-like — protein sequence MTIGGKYRAMIRHRGQPNENAHCSNCLQAGHVARDCINDKVCRHCKSPGHIQSNCPSLLKDDNSADESSDDESDSEDDDEQIDDGNETKSESQTETHKPPIATDTTNVPSTDITPVPSSGSTNVPSSAAESTDSKDEPRKRKKSKKSKGKKQESKQPQNQTIIDSFLKETPSRKSSQLPSDVRSPLDELNNTPKKKCNAK from the coding sequence ATGACCATAGGGGGAAAATACAGAGCCATGATAAGACACAGAGGTCAACCCAATGAGAACGCTCACTGTAGCAACTGTCTGCAGGCTGGCCACGTAGCCAGAGACTGTATTAACGATAAAGTGTGCAGACATTGCAAGAGCCCAGGTCATATCCAGTCTAACTGTCCTTCATTGTTGAAAGATGACAATAGCGCTGATGAAAGCTCCGATGATGAGAGCGACAGCGAAGATGACGACGAACAAATCGATGATGGCAATGAAACTAAGTCCGAAAGCCAAACGGAAACCCATAAGCCTCCAATTGCAACTGATACAACCAATGTGCCCTCAACAGACATAACCCCTGTGCCCTCATCCGGATCAACAAATGTGCCCTCATCAGCAGCAGAGTCAACAGATTCCAAAGATGAGCCAAGAAAacgaaaaaagagcaaaaaatCAAAAGGTAAAAAACAAGAAAGTAAACAACCACAGAATCAGACAATCATAGACTCTTTCCTGAAAGAGACTCCCTCCAGAAAATCAAGTCAACTCCCGTCGGATGTCAGATCCCCACTGGATGAACTGAACAATACcccaaagaaaaaatgtaatgcCAAATGA